Within the Gossypium raimondii isolate GPD5lz chromosome 12, ASM2569854v1, whole genome shotgun sequence genome, the region GCCAGCCCCTAGTTACCCCTGCTTCTaagcattttattcatttattttacttattgaTGCCGATGAGTGTGGTGGGCATGCTATCATAAAACGATTTCACCCACAACCCGAAACCAAAGATTCTACTGCCAATGCTATTCAATTGGTTTTCAttacaatatattatttatataagctttaattaattaactttgaTAGTatctgtttttaattatttttatactttgaaaaaaatacaaaatcccTCCTTGGTGTCTGGCCGACAGTGAAAGGGCCTTTGGAGttgataaaaatagataaattacaTCATTAGTCATTAAATCATaggtaaatttttgttttgatcacttgattaaaaaagttacaatttggtcactgaagtatttaaaattttttattttagtcactagattattaaaatcaatgttATATAGCTTTCTCTGTTTGCATTGCATATACCAATCAAAATCTCTCTTTCCATTATTCTTCtacaaataagttttttttcgTGAAACAACTTTGGATGCTATGAATTTACaaaccaaattcaaataatttttttctttgatctcTGACACTGGCTGTGAGATTGACTtgaatctaaaatatattattttattcgttgaCAGGTACTCATTCATCATACCGATCATCAAATTATCGTTTGAAACTTGTTGGtagaagttaaaaaaaaaacttaacaacccaataaaagtaaaaacttttaaatagtttaataattaaattgtaacttttttttaattgtacggtgaaaatgaaaaaaaaaaaaaagggacttTGGAAAGTTATGTACTGCATAGCGACAAAAACTCTATCGAAACCACACACATTAGAGATGTTGGCCCACCCCCATGCCATTTTAAACACCAATTTACAAACAGATTTAGCATAATATTTTGGTTAGAACTAAAGTAGAatcaatttaaagaataaaaaaggtcACTTTACGAGGTTTTATATAACTACTTTACTACTTTAGGATACTGACTGATATTTATACTAGGCGACCAACATATCCCTGGGATTGGGATTCCCTTCTTCCTTCCATTTAGTAAACGCTTATATAATCAATTCTCCCCAAACCCATCTGCCTTCTATGATCTATCACACCACCCACTTGTCAGATATGATGAAGAAATGGCAAAGGGAACTAACACTGTCTATTATATAAATCGGCTTCACTTCTCGTCTGCTACATAAACAAATAGTTTTTGAAAAGGCGAGTTGAAATTTACAGAGGGCGAAAAGGCCATacacaaaaaagaagaaagaccCCTGCGTAACCCCATCTTTAATTGTCTGATAGGTCTAAAAGGTTCACGTGAATCCCCATCAGTCTCAAAGGACTACCCAAAAAGCAATGTGCCACTCCATCACCACTCTCCGACGCTCTACCCAAATAGTGAAACCAATATGATAAGGGGTAAAATCGGGAATGTAAAAGATTGCCACGATGGTGGTGGCGATGCAGACGATTGAGCTTTCTCCAACTGCAGGGAATCAACAGCTAAGGGCATGTTCTCTTGATCTGGGCTGCACCTCGACTCGTGAGGGTGCGCACTGTACATTATGGCCCGCAGTACGGCCGAAACAGTGGGTATGTAAGCCGTTTTGTTGCGTGCAAGGAGCCAAGTGAGTCCCATTAGCTGGCAGTCTCGGTTGAACATCTTGCTGGCTCTCTCGCTCGTGCTCCCGTCTTGTGTTCCGTTCTTGCTGTATCCGCCTTTGAGCTGTAAAGTTACCAAAATTGCAAAAAGGAACAAGACTGTTTTAGAGATCATGGTTTGGTTGAAAGGTAATGAGCAAGGGTCCTACTTATTTGCAATGTAGAAAAAGGGTGATGCATATTGGCTTCTCCATCCACATTACAATGTCACTTTCATGGGTCTACTGGAATGAGTTTGCTTCCCGTGTTATCAGTTGCTCACTGAAGCCACGTTCATTAATTAACAGTAGAATTCAGAAATTGGTAACTGCTAGAGCAATTATATTCTCATGAACCAGAACGGATTTAAGACTGACGACATTCCTTGAAAATGAtaaggaaaaaacaaaagagtgGGATCTGGAATGAATGCATTCATTCCCCATGAACTGAACTGATTGTTTGGGTCATTTTAAGTAGCCAGAAAATGATAAGAAAGAATTATCATTAATTACATACCCTTTGAAGAGCACCGAGGCATTTGGTACACCCAGCATAAGAAGAGTTGGTGCAACTCCTCTCCAAGTTCTTCACTGCAGCTGTCGGTGTGGCGTTCTGGAAACCGGAAACACTAAACGCAGCGGGACAACTCAAGGAACTAATCTGATGTAGCCGTATCCCACAAAAACATAGAATCGGATCGCAACTGGCGTTTGGCTGAGGAATCTGCACGCGCTTGCTTAGCAATGCGTTCTGCAACGAGTTCACACACTTTTGAGAATCATCCGGCCTCATGGGCTGCTCCGATCCCGCAGGAGCGGGAGCCGACACTTCCAAAGCATACCTGGCATGAGCTGCAAAGAGCCAAGCTGCTAACACGGGACAGCAGCGGCTTCGGTCCAGGTTGTTGCCACAGGCGTCGTTGACGCCGCCAAATAGTTCGGCGGACAGGTCGAGACGGCAAACTTGAGCTTGGATTTGAGCTGGAATTGCGGGAACCGTGTCCGTGGATGAGTAGTCTCCAGGTTTTAAAGACTGATGTCGACCGGAAACCGGTTGAGATAGAAAAGTGGCCAGAAAGGAAtgggagaagaaagaaaataatagtaCAAAGGATGAGAGGAGGGAAAGAGAAACCATGTTTTGGAAAAAGTAGGTGGAAGGGGGAGTTGGAAAACGGGAGCTAGATGGTAAAAGTTAGGGTGGCTACTCTTCTGAATCTTGTAATTCCATAATAATCATTCATTCCTTTTGTTCATATTAgataagaaaaagggaaagagatACTCGAGAGGTAGAAAGAAAGATTAGGGTGCTTTGAAAACTACCCGCACTAAGCAAGTAggttaatgaattttaaagaatCTATAAACAGCAGGTGTGGTGAGAGAGAGGGCGCCTCTTCTTCTGCTGCCGCTCTCGACTGTCTTCTTTCTCCGAGTGTGTATTCATTCAATCGGGAATTGAGGAGGTTACCTCCTCCTTATATCTTTCTCTCCAAAGGGCATGAGAAATGACAGATTATCATGAAACgagagagagaaagaggatAACAGAGATGTCTCTAGGTTCATGGTCGGGAAtccaataattttatatttggaaTGGAAAGAGGGAGAAGAGATGGGTCCACTCCATGGGAAAAGACACAGAAGAGATTGGCTAGGTTATAGGGGAGTGATTGAAAAGCAAGGCCGTATAGGTCTGTCTGATCAGAAATTGTTGTTCTTCTCCTTTGCATTCTCTAATTTCTTTCCATCCCATCCGCCTGAATGTGGATGACAGCACAACACTGCCCCTCCCCTCTTTCACCTTCACTCTTTGCAACTGTAAAATTAGCTACgctttaatatttcatttagaTAATATAGACaaactttattcttttatttaaagatttgaGAGGaattatatgaataataataaataaaaattttaagttttgttaGATTTTATCACACCCAATAATAATttgagtaaataaatatattttatactaaaatatatatttataaaaatatataaaaatttattattagtggAATTAAGGGTAAAGCcaaaaaatttttgggtaaaattaatttatgtattttttactatgttaaaatacaatttcaccattttaatagcctaaatttttataattttaaataattaaattaaaattttatcattcttaagggttaaagtgtaattttaccaatacaaatttaaaattttataaattatatcaacAAATTATTCTTAGTGAAATCAAGGGTAaagacaaaaaattattttttgggtaaaattaatttatgtatttttacgatattaaaaatacaatttatcattttaatagcctaaatttttataattaaaaaaattaaattaaaattttatcatctttaagggttaaag harbors:
- the LOC105764177 gene encoding uncharacterized GPI-anchored protein At4g28100, producing MVSLSLLSSFVLLFSFFSHSFLATFLSQPVSGRHQSLKPGDYSSTDTVPAIPAQIQAQVCRLDLSAELFGGVNDACGNNLDRSRCCPVLAAWLFAAHARYALEVSAPAPAGSEQPMRPDDSQKCVNSLQNALLSKRVQIPQPNASCDPILCFCGIRLHQISSLSCPAAFSVSGFQNATPTAAVKNLERSCTNSSYAGCTKCLGALQRLKGGYSKNGTQDGSTSERASKMFNRDCQLMGLTWLLARNKTAYIPTVSAVLRAIMYSAHPHESRCSPDQENMPLAVDSLQLEKAQSSASPPPSWQSFTFPILPLIILVSLFG